The sequence AAGTCAGTTCAAACAAGAAGCCGTGATACGGATAGTAGTAATGCTCTCTTTCGTCCCATAAGAATGAAAGTTTTGCTCCCATGTCTGCTTCATACTCTTCATTAAACCCTGTGAGTTTAAGCAAAAGATCATCGCGAGGCGTCTCCCCTAGATAGCGAGCGGTAGAGTAATTTAACCCAGTGCCCAGATAAATGTTGTCGTAAACCTTAAAATAAAAATCACCATCGAAAGCGTATTCTTGATGGTTGGTATCGACAAGATCAACCAGTGTTATGTTGGTGCTAGAGAAGCCTATTTCACCAGTGAACCGCAAGGAATCACCGTTTAATAACAGGTCAGCATTACCTTTTATGTAGTAGCTGTCGTTCTGGGTATAAGTCAGGGTTGCCGATAAGGTTGATGCGTTTTTGGTTTCACCATCTGCGTAAAAATTGTAGATAGGAACAACTGAAATCCCAGTATCGACGCTTGGATCGTAGAAGGGGATAGCAATGACACGAAATTGGTCATCCAGTTTAGGTTCTTGTGACTCTCGCGTATCAACTTCAATAGCTGAACTGGAGAAACTGGCAACAGTCGAAAGAATGGCTGTTGTCAAAAAAGGGTGTCGAGTCATGTATGGTGTTACGTCCAATGTATAGTGAATCGCATTCAACTTTCATAGTCGGCGAGCGGCGATAATAACACGTCACGAATACTGATTAATAGCAGGAGAACGGTAGGTATTGGAAATATACCGTACAAAAATAAGTGCAATTGATAACATGGACATTAAAAATGGTGAGAGGGGATCTCACCATTTGAGGTTGTTTCTTGGTGGCCGATTGTGGCGGCTTAGTCGCTAGATCTATAGTTAAACCGTTAGCTATAAAGCTCAGTCGTCAGTCATACCATTTAGTCGTTAATAGTAGCTTTTAGTCGTTAATAGTGACTTTTGAAATCACGATATCTTCGCACGGCACATCTTCGTGTCCCCAGCGAGTGGTCGTTGGAGCGACAGCAATCTTGTTAACCACGTCCATGCCTGCCGATACTTTACCGAACACTGCGTAACCCCAACCTGCGTTGCTGGTCGCGGTATGATCAAGAAAATCATTGTCGTCAAGGTTGATAAAGAATTGGGCTGTTGCTGAGTGCGGTGCGTCAGTGCGAGCCATTGCCACAGAGCCAATCACGTTCTTTAATCCACGGTTTGCTTCATTGACGATAGGTGCGTGAGTTGGTTTCTCTGTCATGTCGATAGTGTGTCCACCACCTTGAATCATAAAGCCTTCAATCACGCGGTGAAACGTGGTGCCTTCATAGAAGCCTTCTTGGCAGTATTTAAGGAAGTTTTTTGAACTTACTGGCGCTTTTTCAAGGTTGAGTTCGATTTCGATGTCGCCAAAGTTAGTGGTAAGAGTAATCATAAAGTTACCTAATGTTGAAGTACTGCTGAGTCGTGAATGACCAAATATGGTTGCAGTATATGAGAAATAACAGCGGATGCCAGTGCACAGTGATTCTGATGTGTATTCAAGGGTGATTTGAGTGATCTTCAAACATCTGTTCTCAAGCTCACTTCACACATATAGACAAGAAAGCCAGCGAACAGGTCGCTGGCTTTTGAGGTTTAAAGTCTTTCGCTTTTGATTAAAGCGTCAGAAGATAGTTCACCAGCTGGTTGTACTCTTCATAGCTGGTGATTTTTTCTGGTTTTACGATGTACTTGTTGTTAACCAGTACGCCAGGAACCCCTGTTAATGTGCTCGCATCAAACTCTTTATCAAAACGTTTTTGCATTGAATTCACTGCAAAGCCGTTGTAAGCCGCATCGAACTTCTTCGCATCAATGCCATTATTGATGAACACTTGGCGCAGTTCTGATTCATCTTTTGGCGTTTGTCTCATCTCGTGGATTTGAGCAAACATTGCCGGAATCATGCTTTCTTCTGCACCCAAAGCAACCATGGTGGCGTAGGCTTTCGCCATAGGTACTGCCATGTCGTTACCCATAAAGGCAACGTGTACTTTTTGGAATTCTGCCGATTCTGGAAGGTCTTGTTTAAGGTATTTGATTACCCCTTCAAACTTGTAACAGTGCGGGCAGTAAAACGAGAAAAACTCAGTCACGACGGGCTTGTCGGCTTTTGCTACATCAAGAATCTTATAGTGAGTGCCTTCTTCAAATTGAGCGGCATTAATAGAAGCGCTCATCATCAGAGCTGCGAATAGGCTAAATAGCTTTTTCATTGGGTAATTTCCTAAATTCGGATGTCATTGTGTACAGCGATAACGCCGTTTATTGTGGTGGCAGGTTGTGCCAAAAAGGACAAACGATTAAGAAATAGGAGGGCGGTATGGCGCTTTTGGCGACATGATCGCTTTGTGTGAGGGTTCTTTTTCGATTAAAGCCAACGACTCGATTTGAGTGTCGAATGTCTCAGAAACGATGAGTGGTGGCATTTTTAACAAGCAGACTGAACCGCAACAATGATGTTCAATGTTGGGTTGTGCTGTTGAATAAGGTGTTGAGGTGCTTATGGACGTTGATAGATTTTGAGATGCCAGCGCAACATTGTTACTCGCGATGCTATCCACACTGATGGAGGCCATTAACATAGCGAATAGCATGAAAGCGTGTACCCAAATTTTACTGATCAACTTTGGCATGAATTCTTAGTCTTGGTAAACGAGTAAAGCAAGCGAATCATACCTCACTCGTTTGTGCATCTCTAATCAAACCCAACAAAACTTAGCCGAGCTCAACATTTATTACGCTTGATACTGTTTCAGGAACATCTCGACACTGGAACTGATGATTACTTGTTTATGTTGTGCATCGGGTGAGGGCGCATGACCAATGATCTGTGGCCAAAAGGCAAACGACTTGAGCAGAGCAATAAACTGAGTCGAGGCAAACAATGGATCGAGCTCCACTAAGCGGCCATCCGCCAATGCGGCTTTTATCCAGATAGTTAGGCCACTTTCAGCTTGGGAATATTTCTCCATTGCCTGACTTGCCAGTTCTGCGTTGTGGAAGTATTCCGAAAACAGCACTCGAGATAAGTCGATGAAGCCTTCTGATTCTAAAAGCTCAAGTTCTTGATTGGCAATTGAAGCGAGTTGTTCAGCAAGTGGTTGTTCCGCTTGATATGGGAAGTGGGTCGCCGCGAGCGTTTTGCTCCAAATACTGTCGAGAATCTCATCTAGCAACAGCTCCTTACTGGCGAAATGATTGTAAACCGTGCGCTTAGAAACTTCTGCTCGGCTAGAGATCTTATCCATGCTAGTGGCTTTGTAGCCATGCTCGGTAAACTCTGCGATGGCAGCGGCCACGATAGATTCGCGTTTTCTTTGGCTCAGTGTTTTTTTTACAGTCATCTGGATACTACTCAATATGTGCGGTTAGCATTGCTTACGCCAATTTTACACCACGAAGTTTACTTTTAGAACACCAGTGAGTTTCCTTTTCGAATTCCGTTACCTTAACGGTTGCGTTAACTATTAGCTCGGATAAGGGAAATGGATAGCTTTGAGAGTAGGGTGGATAGCTATGAGAGTAGGGTGGATAGCTATGAGAGTGATTGAATCGCTTTTCAACGCGCTATGGGTGTCATAGAATCGAAGAAGGATTGAATTTTTATTGTTATCGACGGAAGAGAATTAACAGTCAATGAGTAGTATTTTAGAGTGTATTCGTACTGTTGGACGAGGGGAAAGAGGGCGTAAGCCTTTATCGTTCGAACAAGCCTATCGCATCATGGATGAGTATTTAAGCGGAGAGGTCGGAGACGACCAAATGGCTATGCTACTGATGTTAATTCGTGTGCAAAATGAAACCAATGAAGAGATCGCAGGCTTTGTAAAAGCTTTCCAATCTCGCGTGCCTGATTTGGGTGCGGATATTGATTGGCCTTGCTACGCCGGTAAGCGTAATGATACCGCGAGTGGTAAGCCTTGGAATTTGCTGGCGGCAAAAATCTTAGCTGACAATGGCTACAAGGTATTGATGCATGGCTATATGGATAAGCCAAGCGGTCGCACACACGCAGAGACTCATTTGGAGTTAGTGGGTGTTCGTCGTGCGGAAGACCCACAAGATGCAAAACAGATACTAGAAGCGGATGGTATTGCTTATTTGCCTTTGGCGAATTTCGCACCTGAAGCTCAAACCATGATTGGCTGGAAGCACCGCTATGGTCTACGTACTCCAATCAATACTGTGGTTCGTGCATTGAATCCAGGCGGTGGCCGTTTAGGTTTGCGTGGCAGTTTCCACCCAGGTTTCCCACAACTTCATGCAGAAGTTGAGAATGTGATTGGCAATAAATCCCACTCGGTGATTTCATTCAAAGGCATGAACGGCGAGTCGGAATACAACCCTAAGGTTAGCCAAACGGTGTGGATGAGTTCTCCTGATAAGGTTGAATCCTTCTATTGGGAAGAGATGATGAACTCTGATATTTCATTGCCGAGTGAGTGTGTTCTAGGTACGCCGGAAGATGAGATGGAATTGATGGCAAACACTGTTGTCGACAGCATGACGGCGATTCTTTTCGCTGAAACGCACGATAAAACCGAAGCCTACACAAAAGCCATCCGCCTTTGGGATGCGTATTGTGCTCGCTAGCACTTGGTCATAAGTGTATAGCGGTTCTGAGAGTTATTTAGAGAAGGTCAGCGATTGCTGGCCTTTTTTGTGTCTGGCTGCTTCTACTCGTGGGCAAGTAATAAACGCTACTTTACTCGCATCAGTCGATGCATTTTGTCTTCAAATTTCAATTCAATCACTTGTGATATCTTCATCTTTTCTACACGTTCTAACATCGAAGGCTGATAGTGGCGTTTCTTCATCCATTCTAGCGGCTCACTGAAACCATCTTCATTAATCACAAATGACTGATCGGTAATGGAGTCTTCAAAGATGTGTATTACCCAGATGCGGGACTGGAAATCCAATAGATCGCCAAAGTAGCTTTTTAGCTTAGATAAAGAGTGAGCGAGATAGGTTTGAGATGAACGAAGCAAAGTCATAGTGGGCCGTTTGGATAAGAGTAAAGCGGGTAACCAAAGTCGGTAACCTTGGCTACTCGGCATTACTTGGGTTACCACTCAATAACTGCTCATAAAATACGGTATTCATGTGTCATTGACAATACTCCGCAACCTTATCGACGGTGGCATGAGTGATGAGTCGGCTATTTAACGAATAATCCGAAGTCGATCTCTTGTTCTCTTTGGTATTTGACCAGCTTCACTTTCAAGTTGTGTTTTGAGGCCAGATCAATAGCCAAGCTAGACATTCGTTTTATCTCATCAGCGCAACAAGAGATCAGTGGTTTCTCTTCATTATTGATGGTTGCAACCAATGTGTTCTCGGTTCCGTCTTTTCCTGAATAGATGTACGCGTACATGCTCTTGTTGTGTTGCATAAAAGGCCCAATTGTAACTTTTAAATTATTTATTTGGTGCAGGTTACAGGATTGGTTCATTCAGGCTAGTGCTCTTAAGTAAGGTTAAGAAAGAATAAGTAAGGCTTTGTAAGGGCTCTTTTTTTCTTTTTTTTGACTCATAAAAACACGCTCGAGCCTTTTACCGTCTCGTTTTAGGGGCTTGTAAGGTTTTACCTATCAATAAAATTGTTGAAATCCATTTAGTAAAATCAAGATTTTAGACAACAATTAAGTTAACGAGATAGAAAAGAACTATCGGAAAGTATTTAGGGAGAACGCAATGCATTCAATAAAAGTGAAAGATTACATGACGCAGCAGGTTGTGACATTCACTCCTGATATGCCGTTAAGCCTAGCGTTAGATCGAGTGATGAAGAGTCACCATATGGGTGGCCCTGTTATCGATGAAACAGAACAAGTGATTGGGTTTTTATCTGAGCAAGATCTACTAGAGAAGTTGGTTAAGGTGAGTTACTTCTGTCAGGACACACACATTGTAGGTGACTGCATGTACCAAGAGGTACTGTCCGTGTCACCTGAGCTATCCATTATTGAGTTGGCTGACATGATGCAAGTAGGTAAACCAAAAGCTTACCCGGTTATCGATAATAGAAAGCTGGTTGGGATCATCACTCGAACCGATGTTTTAAGAGCAATCGGCAAGAACCTGGATGAATGTTTCAAACATCCTGTATAGTAGTGATAAGAACGATTATTTTTCTCAACACCAACAATTGACAAAAGGCGCACTAGCGCCTTTTTTCTGTGTAGAGCTTTTCTGGGTAGGTCAGGTTTTGTAAGTAAGCTTTTATAGACCTGTTTTTGTAGATCGGCATTTGTCTATCCCAAGCCTATTGAGCTCTAGTGTGTGGTGTTTCAGCTTTTGGAGGTTTCATGTCAAATCAAACTGCAAAGTTTGTAGAAGGTTCAACGATGCGCCACATATTGGTGATGTCGGGAGCTGGCTCTGTCGGTTTGATGGCGTTGTTTGTCGTCGATTTACTCGACATGCTGTTTATCAGTATGCTCGGTCAAGTCGAATTGGCGGCGGCAGTGGGTTTTGCAGGTACCTTAACTTTCTTCTCAACCTCAGTGTCGATTGGTACCTCTATTGCAATGGGAGCCTTGGTTTCTAAAGCGATTGGCTCAAAAAATAGAGACCAAGCCCGAAACTTAAGCACCAGTATCATGCTGACCGCATTTGTGATTAGTTCAACGGTTACCGCGATCATGTTTGCGCATATCCCAGAGCTATTGGCCGCGATTGGAGCCAAAGGTGTGGCTGCCGAACGTGCACAGGCCTATCTGCAAATCTTGTTGCCGAGTGGGCCACTGTTAGCGTTGGCCATGGCTGCGGGGGCAGGTTTGAGAGCTGCTGGGGATGCCAAGCGTTCGATGTGGGCAACCTTGTCTGGTGGTATTGTTAACGCAATCTTAGACCCTCTCTTCATTTTTGGTTTTGGCTGGAATATCGAAGGGGCTGCGATTGCTTCTGTTATTGCGCGTTTCTCAGTTCTCTTTTTCTCACTGTATCCGTTAATACGCAGCCATCAGCTAGTGGCTCCGCCCTCGATGGTGCAGTGGCGTCTTAATATTCGTCCGATTCTTGCGATTGCTATTCCTGCAATTATTACCAATACCGCTACACCTATTGGTAATGCGATTGTTACCACGGGTATTGCCCAATATGGCGAAGATTTCGTTGCTGGTTTCGCGGTGATTGGCCGTCTGACTCCAGTGTGTTTCGCGGTGATATTTGCGCTTTCTGGCGCTGTTGGCCCAATCATCGGGCAGAACTTTGGTGCTGATCGAGTCGACAGAGTGAAAGAGACGCTGAATAACTCCTTGTTGGTGACCACGGTTTATACCATCGCTGTTTGTATTCTTTTGTACTTGGTTCAAGACTACATCATTCAAGGTTTCAGCCTACAAGGTGATGCGGCCATTATTGTCGAGGCTTTCTGTACCTATGTTGCTTTGACCTTCACATTCAATGGCGCACTCTTTGTCGCTAATACGTCGTTTAATAACTTAGGTAAACCGCTGTATTCAACGGCGTTGAACTTAGGCAAAGCGACATTAGGGACTCTGCCATTTGTTTATTTAGGATCGCAGTGGTATGGCGCTCTGGGCGTATTGTATGGTCAGGCGTTAGGTAACATCGTATTTGGTCTGCTTGGTATTTTGGTATTGCGTTATCATGTTGCTGAACTGATGGCGGGATCTCAAATCGACCCAGTCGAAGACGATGTATCGATTGTCAGCTTGAACACTCAACCTTTCTGTTCGCATGATGCGGTTCTGATTGATGATGTATCAGCGAATAGAGAAGAGGCTACTGAGCTTAAGCCGCAGTAACACTATGTAAGAACATCAATGGCTTTCGATAAAAAATCGAAGAGATTGATAACTTCTTCTTGACCTTGGAGTTACCTCCAAGGTTTATACTTTTAAGGAACTTAAGGTTTGGTTGCTCATTCTACTGGCAACCACCTTAAGGCTTTTTGAGTATTAAGGAGATACATTATGTGCGCAAAACATGCAGCGTGCCGCTCAACAAAAGTGGACGTTCAACCGCAAGCGACTGGGGTGACCTGTTCTAGTCCTAAAATTACCAGCATTACCGCCGCAGGCTCGTCATCATCATGCTGCAGTTCTACAACGGCTTCTGCATCAG is a genomic window of Vibrio sp. FE10 containing:
- a CDS encoding BamA/TamA family outer membrane protein is translated as MTRHPFLTTAILSTVASFSSSAIEVDTRESQEPKLDDQFRVIAIPFYDPSVDTGISVVPIYNFYADGETKNASTLSATLTYTQNDSYYIKGNADLLLNGDSLRFTGEIGFSSTNITLVDLVDTNHQEYAFDGDFYFKVYDNIYLGTGLNYSTARYLGETPRDDLLLKLTGFNEEYEADMGAKLSFLWDEREHYYYPYHGFLFELTYEDHGAWLGNDEDATYSSLFSDYRFFYSLTHNDNHIIASRWVTRYLLDAENAPSSAYSTYGRQGRNVQRGFVAGDHIASHMTNLEMEYRYSISGSSINFLNNVAVVGLTGVGKVFGERLNPKDPYHSFDDGDLLTMVGLGLRYRLLRQERINVRMDFTYNNEDEVLAYFSLGENI
- a CDS encoding peptidylprolyl isomerase, whose protein sequence is MITLTTNFGDIEIELNLEKAPVSSKNFLKYCQEGFYEGTTFHRVIEGFMIQGGGHTIDMTEKPTHAPIVNEANRGLKNVIGSVAMARTDAPHSATAQFFINLDDNDFLDHTATSNAGWGYAVFGKVSAGMDVVNKIAVAPTTTRWGHEDVPCEDIVISKVTIND
- a CDS encoding thiol:disulfide interchange protein DsbA/DsbL, whose product is MKKLFSLFAALMMSASINAAQFEEGTHYKILDVAKADKPVVTEFFSFYCPHCYKFEGVIKYLKQDLPESAEFQKVHVAFMGNDMAVPMAKAYATMVALGAEESMIPAMFAQIHEMRQTPKDESELRQVFINNGIDAKKFDAAYNGFAVNSMQKRFDKEFDASTLTGVPGVLVNNKYIVKPEKITSYEEYNQLVNYLLTL
- a CDS encoding TetR/AcrR family transcriptional regulator produces the protein MTVKKTLSQRKRESIVAAAIAEFTEHGYKATSMDKISSRAEVSKRTVYNHFASKELLLDEILDSIWSKTLAATHFPYQAEQPLAEQLASIANQELELLESEGFIDLSRVLFSEYFHNAELASQAMEKYSQAESGLTIWIKAALADGRLVELDPLFASTQFIALLKSFAFWPQIIGHAPSPDAQHKQVIISSSVEMFLKQYQA
- a CDS encoding glycosyl transferase family protein, which gives rise to MSSILECIRTVGRGERGRKPLSFEQAYRIMDEYLSGEVGDDQMAMLLMLIRVQNETNEEIAGFVKAFQSRVPDLGADIDWPCYAGKRNDTASGKPWNLLAAKILADNGYKVLMHGYMDKPSGRTHAETHLELVGVRRAEDPQDAKQILEADGIAYLPLANFAPEAQTMIGWKHRYGLRTPINTVVRALNPGGGRLGLRGSFHPGFPQLHAEVENVIGNKSHSVISFKGMNGESEYNPKVSQTVWMSSPDKVESFYWEEMMNSDISLPSECVLGTPEDEMELMANTVVDSMTAILFAETHDKTEAYTKAIRLWDAYCAR
- a CDS encoding CBS domain-containing protein, translated to MHSIKVKDYMTQQVVTFTPDMPLSLALDRVMKSHHMGGPVIDETEQVIGFLSEQDLLEKLVKVSYFCQDTHIVGDCMYQEVLSVSPELSIIELADMMQVGKPKAYPVIDNRKLVGIITRTDVLRAIGKNLDECFKHPV
- a CDS encoding MATE family efflux transporter, giving the protein MSNQTAKFVEGSTMRHILVMSGAGSVGLMALFVVDLLDMLFISMLGQVELAAAVGFAGTLTFFSTSVSIGTSIAMGALVSKAIGSKNRDQARNLSTSIMLTAFVISSTVTAIMFAHIPELLAAIGAKGVAAERAQAYLQILLPSGPLLALAMAAGAGLRAAGDAKRSMWATLSGGIVNAILDPLFIFGFGWNIEGAAIASVIARFSVLFFSLYPLIRSHQLVAPPSMVQWRLNIRPILAIAIPAIITNTATPIGNAIVTTGIAQYGEDFVAGFAVIGRLTPVCFAVIFALSGAVGPIIGQNFGADRVDRVKETLNNSLLVTTVYTIAVCILLYLVQDYIIQGFSLQGDAAIIVEAFCTYVALTFTFNGALFVANTSFNNLGKPLYSTALNLGKATLGTLPFVYLGSQWYGALGVLYGQALGNIVFGLLGILVLRYHVAELMAGSQIDPVEDDVSIVSLNTQPFCSHDAVLIDDVSANREEATELKPQ